From a region of the Castanea sativa cultivar Marrone di Chiusa Pesio chromosome 10, ASM4071231v1 genome:
- the LOC142613173 gene encoding salutaridine reductase-like, with translation MAETTLNSETKRIAVVTGANKGLGFEISKQLASNGVRVILAARNVRRGNEAVEKLKDAGYSDVVFHQLDLTDYASISSLADFIKTQFGKLDILVNNAGTIGAIVNEEEVWKLSVEDVVGINARPLKELIKQTYETSENCLRTNYYGIKQLNKALIPLLLLSGSARIVNVSSSVGQLKRISNENVRKVLGDVDGLTEEKVDKLVEGFLEEVKENVVETNNWPANFSAYFISKAALNAYTRILARMYPKILINAANPGYISTDFNNNTGSLTVEDGAKGPVMLALMPEGGPSGLFFDKAVVSTF, from the exons ATGGCAGAAACGACCTTGAATTCTGAGACGAAGAG GATTGCAGTTGTTACAGGAGCCAATAAAGGGTTAGGATTTGAAATATCTAAACAGCTAGCTTCAAATGGGGTCAGAGTGATTTTAGCTGCTAGAAATGTCAGGAGAGGCAATGAAGCTGTTGAAAAACTCAAGGATGCTGGATACTCTGATGTGGTTTTTCATCAACTAGATTTGACGGATTATGCTAGCATTTCTTCTTTGGCGGATTTCATCAAAACCCAATTTGGGAAGCTTGACATATTG GTAAATAATGCAGGGACTATTGGAGCCATAGTCAATGAAGAGGAAGTGTGGAAACTTAGTGTTGAAGAT GTTGTAGGTATAAATGCCAGGCCTCTAAAGGAACTTATAAAGCAGACTTATGAAACTTCAGAGAATTGTTTGAGAACAAACTACTATGGGATCAAGCAACTCAACAAAGCTCTTATTCCACTTCTTCTATTATCCGGTTCAGCAAGAATTGTGAATGTCTCCTCCTCTGTGGGACAATTAAAG CGTATTTCAAATGAGAATGTAAGGAAGGTATTAGGAGATGTTGATGGCCTCACAGAAGAGAAAGTGGACAAGTTGGTGGAGGGATTTCTTGAAGAAGTGAAGGAGAATGTGGTAGAGACCAATAATTGGCCTGCTAATTTTTCTGCCTACTTCATCTCCAAAGCAGCGCTTAATGCTTACACAAGGATTTTGGCACGGATGtatcccaaaattttgataaatgcaGCAAATCCTGGGTATATCAGCACAGACTTCAACAACAATACTGGTTCTTTGACTGTCGAAGATGGTGCGAAAGGTCCTGTGATGTTAGCTCTAATGCCTGAAGGTGGACCCTCGGGCCTTTTCTTTGATAAAGCGGTAGTGTCAACCTTTTGA